Proteins encoded within one genomic window of Prauserella marina:
- a CDS encoding acetone carboxylase subunit gamma — protein MSDRRLRVTEYLEIDPETETWHCERCGHAIGPARENYKRGLLLNDRNPREIHPGRFEGEHDFAPDPAWCRIVEYYCPGCAAQVETEYLPPGHPLAYDIEIDVDALLARASEIREGQAR, from the coding sequence ATGAGTGATCGACGCCTCCGGGTCACGGAATACCTTGAGATCGACCCCGAGACCGAGACCTGGCATTGCGAGCGTTGCGGGCATGCCATCGGCCCGGCGAGGGAGAACTACAAGCGCGGGCTCCTGCTCAACGACAGGAACCCGAGGGAAATCCACCCAGGACGGTTCGAAGGCGAGCACGATTTCGCGCCAGACCCCGCCTGGTGCCGGATCGTGGAGTACTACTGCCCCGGCTGTGCCGCTCAGGTGGAGACCGAATACCTGCCACCGGGGCACCCGTTGGCCTACGACATCGAGATCGACGTGGATGCCCTGCTGGCGAGGGCATCCGAGATCCGCGAAGGGCAGGCACGCTGA